A window from Verrucomicrobiota bacterium encodes these proteins:
- the tssF gene encoding type VI secretion system baseplate subunit TssF has product MDERLLAYYNGELRHVREMAGEFAREFPKIAGRLGLDRDAKEICPDPYVERLLEGFAFLAARVHLKLDAEFPRLTQTLLETVYPHYVNPVPSLGVVRFEPDPRDAGSEEGFLLDRGTTLRSLGGDDTPCQFRTAHSIRLWPLRITDTRYYSRNLIELELPGRLDAKAALLIRLETNAGKKFREMRLEELPVFIRGTDEIPAALYEQIFSRAGHVVIQAPKGEKPFREVLPAAAIKRVGFAEDQALLPMGLRSFSGYRLLKEYFACPQRFLFFALTQLGGALAQYDGERVDVIITLRTAEAKLDNRVDLNTFALFCTPVINLFSKRLDPVLISDRFSEFHVVAERTRPLDYEIHSLQEVVGVSARTYEERVFEPFYRARDGNERAGAYYTLHRIPRLLTAKEKRSGAVSSYAGSEVFISFVDGSSAPYAGDLSQLNVVAQCTNRHLPIRLPVGMGDTDLQTELFAPVASVRFMAGPTVPIPLMADREIAWRLISHLSLNYLSLLDDEAEGAAGLRDLLRLYVNPHDAQNLRQVDGVCSAQAAPVIRRLPGDGPLTFGRGLEIKVTMDEDAFEGSGIFLLGAVLAEFFARYVSINSFTETVIISQRRGEIMRWPHQAGTRPIT; this is encoded by the coding sequence GGCCGCCTCGGGCTCGATCGGGACGCCAAGGAAATCTGTCCGGATCCGTACGTGGAACGCTTACTTGAAGGGTTCGCGTTCCTGGCTGCGCGGGTGCACCTGAAACTGGACGCGGAATTTCCGCGGCTGACCCAGACGCTGCTGGAGACGGTCTACCCGCATTACGTCAACCCGGTGCCGTCGCTCGGCGTCGTCCGGTTCGAACCGGACCCGCGGGATGCCGGATCAGAGGAAGGATTTCTGCTGGACCGCGGCACCACCCTGCGAAGCCTGGGCGGTGACGATACCCCCTGCCAGTTCCGGACCGCGCATTCCATCCGGCTTTGGCCGCTCCGCATTACCGATACCCGGTATTACTCCCGTAACCTGATCGAACTGGAACTTCCGGGCAGGTTGGACGCCAAAGCGGCCCTCCTGATTCGTCTCGAAACGAATGCCGGCAAGAAGTTCCGCGAGATGCGGCTGGAGGAGCTGCCGGTTTTTATCCGGGGCACCGACGAAATCCCGGCCGCGCTGTACGAACAGATCTTCTCCCGTGCCGGTCACGTGGTGATCCAGGCGCCCAAAGGTGAAAAGCCGTTTCGCGAAGTTCTTCCGGCCGCAGCGATCAAGCGGGTCGGATTTGCGGAAGACCAGGCGCTGCTGCCGATGGGGTTGCGAAGTTTCAGCGGTTACCGGTTGCTCAAGGAGTACTTTGCCTGTCCCCAGCGATTTCTTTTCTTCGCCCTGACCCAGCTGGGCGGCGCTTTGGCGCAGTACGACGGCGAGCGTGTGGACGTGATCATTACGCTGCGCACCGCGGAAGCGAAGCTCGACAACCGGGTAGACCTCAACACGTTCGCGCTGTTCTGCACCCCGGTGATCAACCTGTTTTCGAAGCGGCTGGATCCGGTCCTGATCTCTGATCGTTTTTCGGAGTTCCATGTGGTCGCGGAGCGAACCCGCCCGCTGGATTACGAAATCCACTCCCTTCAGGAGGTCGTCGGGGTGAGTGCGCGGACCTACGAGGAACGCGTCTTCGAACCTTTCTACCGGGCAAGGGACGGCAACGAACGAGCCGGCGCCTACTACACCTTGCACCGTATCCCCCGCCTGCTGACCGCCAAGGAGAAACGCTCCGGGGCCGTTTCCTCCTATGCCGGAAGCGAGGTCTTCATTTCGTTTGTCGACGGGTCGTCGGCGCCGTACGCCGGGGATCTCAGCCAGCTTAACGTGGTTGCGCAGTGCACCAACCGGCACCTGCCGATCCGTCTGCCGGTAGGCATGGGCGATACCGACCTGCAGACCGAACTGTTTGCGCCGGTGGCGTCCGTGCGGTTTATGGCCGGCCCGACGGTGCCGATCCCATTGATGGCGGATCGAGAAATTGCGTGGCGTTTGATCAGCCATTTGTCGTTGAATTACCTCTCCTTGCTGGACGACGAAGCGGAAGGCGCTGCCGGCTTGCGGGACCTGCTCCGCCTTTACGTAAATCCGCACGACGCGCAAAACCTGCGTCAGGTGGACGGCGTGTGCTCCGCCCAAGCAGCCCCCGTTATCCGCCGGTTGCCGGGAGACGGGCCGCTCACCTTCGGGCGCGGTCTGGAAATCAAGGTGACGATGGATGAAGACGCGTTCGAGGGATCAGGGATTTTTCTGCTTGGCGCGGTGCTAGCCGAGTTTTTTGCCCGGTACGTTTCGATTAATTCCTTCACTGAAACCGTAATTATTTCGCAGCGACGCGGGGAGATCATGCGATGGCCACACCAGGCGGGAACACGTCCGATAACTTAG